The following coding sequences are from one Marinifilum sp. JC120 window:
- a CDS encoding pyridoxal phosphate-dependent aminotransferase codes for MKLLSTQVEGYIERSSWIRKMFETGMVLKKKYGEDAVCDFSLGNPDVPAPAAVGEGLRELAETAHKPFAFGYMPNFGYPTLREKLAKTVSAEQGVKVAGSDLIVTCGAAGAINALYRAILEPGDQILCPAPFFVEYGFYAQNSGGELVTVPSKPLTFELDLDAIEAAINEKTRVVLINSPNNPTGAVYTKAELEGLAAILKKANEGRERPIFLVADEPYRFLAFDDVEVPSILPLYPYSIVVSSFSKNLSLAGERVGYGLLNPEMPGKEQLMAGLVLTNRILGFVNAPAVGQKLLEKAIGSQVDKNIYLERRNAMDSVLKDAGYSYTMPKGAFYFFPEAPGGDDVKFCAALQEEKILAVPGTGFGCPGYFRLAFCVGTEVIERSREGFKKAIANFK; via the coding sequence ATGAAGCTTCTTTCAACTCAGGTGGAAGGATACATCGAACGTTCATCCTGGATTCGCAAGATGTTCGAAACAGGAATGGTACTGAAAAAAAAGTATGGTGAAGACGCAGTCTGCGACTTTTCACTGGGCAACCCCGACGTTCCCGCACCCGCAGCAGTAGGTGAAGGACTGAGAGAACTTGCCGAAACAGCGCATAAGCCTTTTGCTTTCGGCTATATGCCTAACTTTGGCTACCCCACCCTGCGTGAAAAACTGGCTAAAACAGTTTCCGCAGAACAGGGTGTTAAAGTTGCAGGATCAGACCTGATCGTCACCTGCGGCGCAGCCGGGGCTATCAATGCTCTTTACCGGGCAATCCTCGAACCCGGCGACCAGATTCTCTGCCCCGCTCCCTTTTTCGTTGAATACGGCTTTTATGCCCAGAACTCCGGCGGCGAACTGGTTACCGTACCTTCCAAGCCGCTGACCTTTGAGCTAGACCTCGACGCCATTGAAGCAGCCATCAACGAGAAGACCCGCGTGGTGCTGATCAACTCCCCCAACAACCCCACCGGGGCTGTCTACACCAAGGCGGAGCTTGAAGGGCTGGCTGCGATCCTCAAAAAAGCGAACGAAGGCCGCGAGCGGCCCATCTTCCTCGTTGCTGACGAGCCATACAGGTTCCTCGCTTTCGATGATGTGGAAGTTCCGTCCATTCTGCCACTTTACCCTTACAGCATCGTAGTAAGTTCTTTTTCCAAGAACCTTTCCCTTGCCGGTGAGCGCGTGGGTTACGGCCTGCTCAACCCGGAAATGCCGGGCAAAGAACAGTTAATGGCCGGACTGGTGTTAACCAACCGCATCTTAGGTTTTGTCAATGCCCCCGCAGTGGGTCAGAAGCTGCTTGAAAAGGCCATCGGCTCACAGGTAGACAAGAACATTTACCTTGAACGCCGCAATGCCATGGATTCCGTGCTTAAAGATGCCGGGTATTCCTACACCATGCCCAAGGGCGCATTCTACTTCTTCCCCGAAGCACCCGGCGGTGATGATGTAAAATTCTGCGCCGCATTGCAGGAAGAAAAAATCCTCGCCGTGCCCGGAACAGGATTTGGTTGTCCCGGCTACTTCCGCCTCGCATTCTGCGTAGGCACAGAAGTAATCGAACGTTCCCGCGAAGGTTTCAAAAAAGCTATCGCTAATTTTAAGTAA
- a CDS encoding MFS transporter, with amino-acid sequence MPTKSFTSRKMYIFLLVLTIATTVGFQGWRTLLNNFAVEVAGLDGGEFGMLGSIREIPGFLALLVIYVLMFIKEHRLAALSVIVMGIGICITGYFPSFAGLALTTLVMSFGFHYYETLNQSLTLQYFGYSEAPLVMGRLRSLAAATNICVGIVVISISGFMDYQDIFLGAGLVAVIAGFYCLTRDPSSPDLPPQHKKMIFRSKYWLFYALTFIAGARRQIFVAFAVFLLVKKFGFSLQHIAILFVVNNVINYFVNPLIAKSVNKFGERKVLTLEYVSLTLIFTAYAYTDSPLVGALLYILDNIFFNFTIAIKTFFQKIADKPDIAPSMAVSFTINHIAAVFVPVLGGIAWMQDYRIVFLGAAGMALVSLVLSQFVDRELRLKGQVG; translated from the coding sequence GTGCCTACAAAAAGCTTCACTTCCCGTAAGATGTATATATTTCTGCTTGTGCTGACCATTGCTACCACTGTCGGCTTTCAGGGCTGGCGGACCCTGCTCAACAACTTTGCCGTTGAAGTCGCCGGGCTGGACGGCGGAGAGTTCGGCATGCTTGGGTCCATCCGGGAAATTCCGGGCTTTCTGGCTTTGCTTGTAATCTACGTGCTCATGTTCATCAAGGAGCATCGGCTGGCTGCACTTTCGGTGATTGTTATGGGAATTGGTATCTGTATTACCGGGTATTTTCCGTCTTTTGCCGGGCTGGCATTGACTACTCTGGTTATGTCCTTCGGCTTCCACTACTACGAAACCCTGAATCAATCCCTGACCCTGCAATATTTCGGCTACTCTGAGGCTCCGCTGGTCATGGGCCGCTTGCGTAGTCTTGCCGCTGCTACGAATATTTGCGTGGGCATAGTTGTAATATCCATTTCCGGATTCATGGATTATCAGGATATATTTTTGGGAGCTGGGCTGGTTGCGGTTATCGCCGGATTTTATTGTCTGACCCGTGATCCATCCTCTCCTGATTTGCCTCCGCAGCACAAGAAGATGATCTTTCGTTCCAAGTACTGGCTCTTCTATGCCCTGACATTTATAGCCGGGGCGCGTAGGCAGATTTTTGTGGCTTTTGCCGTTTTCTTGCTGGTTAAGAAATTCGGATTTTCTTTGCAGCATATCGCCATTCTTTTTGTGGTCAATAATGTGATCAACTATTTTGTGAATCCACTTATTGCCAAGTCGGTAAACAAGTTTGGTGAACGCAAGGTCCTGACTCTCGAATACGTCAGCCTTACCTTGATTTTTACCGCCTATGCCTACACTGACAGCCCCCTTGTGGGAGCACTGCTCTATATTTTAGATAATATCTTTTTCAACTTCACCATAGCCATCAAAACTTTCTTTCAGAAGATTGCCGACAAACCGGATATTGCGCCAAGTATGGCGGTCAGTTTTACCATAAACCATATTGCGGCAGTGTTTGTGCCTGTACTGGGAGGAATCGCCTGGATGCAGGATTACCGTATTGTTTTCCTCGGAGCAGCAGGAATGGCACTGGTCTCTTTAGTGCTGAGCCAGTTTGTGGATCGCGAATTACGCTTGAAGGGGCAGGTTGGGTAG
- a CDS encoding DNA-binding response regulator, whose amino-acid sequence MSPLKLLVVEDHQDLAENICDYLEACGHVVDYAADGVVGLHLSVTEKYDAIILDVMLPGMDGIDVCSRIRKAPISQPAIIILTALDALQDKLTGFAAGVDDYLVKPFALEELSARLKSITVRNRGRSNSLLSVGSLVMDTGSMAVSREGSSIKLNRACFQILRLLMETYPNVLARKDVEFSIWGEDPPDSDSLRSHIYKLRCKVDKEFSYPMIQTVHGVGFKLAGKNED is encoded by the coding sequence ATGTCGCCATTAAAATTGTTGGTTGTAGAAGATCATCAGGACCTTGCTGAAAATATATGTGACTATCTGGAAGCATGCGGTCATGTTGTTGACTATGCTGCCGACGGGGTTGTCGGGCTGCATCTGTCCGTGACTGAAAAGTACGATGCTATCATACTGGATGTTATGCTACCGGGGATGGATGGAATTGATGTCTGTTCCCGGATTCGCAAGGCTCCCATTTCTCAGCCCGCCATTATAATACTTACAGCTTTAGACGCATTGCAGGATAAGCTTACAGGTTTTGCTGCCGGAGTCGATGACTACCTCGTGAAGCCTTTTGCTCTGGAAGAGTTAAGTGCGCGGCTTAAATCAATTACCGTGCGCAACAGAGGGCGCAGCAATTCGTTGTTGAGTGTCGGTTCTTTGGTTATGGATACCGGAAGTATGGCCGTAAGCAGGGAAGGGAGCTCCATTAAGCTTAACCGGGCCTGTTTTCAGATTTTACGGCTTCTTATGGAGACCTACCCCAACGTGTTGGCCCGTAAGGATGTGGAGTTTTCCATCTGGGGTGAAGATCCTCCGGACAGTGATTCTTTACGTAGTCATATTTATAAGTTGCGTTGTAAGGTGGACAAGGAATTTTCTTATCCCATGATTCAGACTGTCCATGGAGTCGGTTTTAAGCTGGCCGGGAAAAATGAAGATTAA
- a CDS encoding sensor histidine kinase, whose protein sequence is MESVLSWPGKMKINSLRFKAIVFYSVFLVTLLGLYSWAQFGTARVTEDEVINNILRDEADDYFRRYAEDKNARLPILLNLQAVTDPEQLPLDFKDKLPSLRDGFYETSGPAAIPGPDTHNTLVRTYPEGGRRLFLIYDASHVLAKQSCLLGTTSIFILYFVFIAALGIILVIFIGKMVFHPLDSFTEKLRAYKADDLDRSFSESARKDEIGLLALNIQNSFERVRLFIKREKEFTRDVSHELRTPLSVVKGALELVRLSRSSEIPEMQKPLGRIERSVKDMEETIETLLWIAREENKEVSDGCFKINKAVERVLRSLQPLAELKKVKPIVEVSGFASNNASERAFSIVLTNVLSNAFKFSPGGSVGIRINDSLVTVWDTGMGIPDNIMKNISDPYVKGESSCGLGLGLSIVQRLCDRFDWIFSISRRSEGGTIVSIDFSSTEGSVE, encoded by the coding sequence ATGGAGTCGGTTTTAAGCTGGCCGGGAAAAATGAAGATTAACAGTTTACGCTTCAAGGCGATTGTTTTTTACAGTGTCTTTTTGGTGACTTTGCTTGGATTATATAGCTGGGCTCAGTTCGGAACAGCCCGGGTTACTGAGGATGAGGTTATCAATAATATCCTCCGTGATGAGGCTGATGATTACTTCAGGCGTTACGCTGAAGACAAAAATGCACGTCTGCCTATATTGCTGAATTTGCAGGCAGTAACAGATCCGGAGCAGCTCCCTCTTGATTTTAAGGACAAGTTGCCTTCTTTGCGGGACGGCTTTTATGAAACCAGCGGCCCGGCAGCAATTCCCGGCCCGGATACCCACAATACATTGGTGCGCACTTATCCTGAAGGAGGTAGGAGACTGTTTCTGATTTACGATGCCAGTCATGTGCTTGCCAAGCAGTCTTGTCTTTTGGGTACTACCAGTATTTTTATTCTTTATTTCGTTTTTATTGCTGCTTTGGGCATAATTCTGGTGATATTTATTGGTAAAATGGTGTTCCATCCCCTTGATTCTTTTACTGAAAAACTAAGGGCATACAAGGCGGATGATTTGGATCGGTCGTTCTCGGAGTCAGCACGCAAAGATGAAATAGGTCTGCTTGCTTTAAATATTCAGAATTCATTTGAAAGAGTGCGTCTGTTTATCAAGCGGGAAAAGGAATTTACCAGAGATGTCAGTCATGAATTGCGCACCCCGTTAAGTGTTGTCAAAGGTGCTTTGGAGCTTGTCAGACTTTCCCGTTCTTCTGAAATTCCTGAGATGCAGAAACCTTTGGGCCGGATAGAGCGTTCAGTAAAGGATATGGAAGAGACTATTGAAACTTTGCTCTGGATAGCCCGGGAAGAAAACAAGGAAGTTTCGGACGGTTGTTTCAAGATAAACAAGGCTGTTGAGAGGGTTCTTCGAAGTTTACAGCCCCTTGCAGAGCTCAAAAAAGTTAAACCGATTGTGGAAGTGAGCGGTTTCGCTTCCAATAATGCTTCTGAACGTGCTTTTTCCATTGTTCTTACTAATGTCCTCAGCAATGCTTTTAAATTTTCTCCGGGTGGCTCTGTCGGAATTCGCATAAACGATTCTTTAGTGACTGTATGGGATACCGGAATGGGCATTCCTGATAATATTATGAAAAATATTTCAGATCCTTATGTGAAAGGGGAGAGCAGTTGCGGTCTCGGGCTTGGGTTATCCATAGTACAAAGGTTGTGTGATCGGTTTGATTGGATTTTTTCCATAAGCAGGCGTTCTGAAGGCGGCACAATTGTTTCCATTGATTTCAGTTCGACAGAAGGATCAGTTGAATAA
- a CDS encoding DEAD/DEAH box helicase, which yields MTNSKDDQAAQKMQNESVHDEPDKVVEPEEAMPEIAIEELPPSILNAIDKAGWDKLTPVQSKSLPYQLSNQDLMVQAKTGSGKTGAFVLPLLEKLDPNINYTQALILVPTRELARQVEREAERIFEGSGLRVLSVYGGVGYGHQCDELEKGAHMVVGTPGRILDLLLRRTFDLEDLETLIFDEADRMLSIGFYPDMREVKSYLPRRPISTYMFSATFPEHVIRLSKEFMYKPQLLSLSSKQVHVTEIDHAYYEVPSMGKERHLMRILEMENPTSAIIFCNTKANVEFVAAVLNNFGFNAADLTSDLSQSKRERVLAQLRSGEVRFLVATDIAARGIDVPDLSHVIMYEPPEDKESYIHRAGRTGRAGSSGVAISLVDVIQKIELQRIATAYNIIFEVRELPDDKQVLETINERLTTILEGQFRSKTILERERITRYKDLVRQLAQDDEQCILVGLLLDELYQKSLHARAEQPPAPRPKPQRNSRPRKKNYHGKPKGGQSQNKGRSGNYNRNRR from the coding sequence ATGACCAATTCAAAAGATGACCAAGCTGCGCAGAAAATGCAGAACGAAAGCGTTCACGACGAACCGGATAAAGTAGTGGAGCCTGAAGAGGCCATGCCGGAAATCGCTATAGAAGAACTCCCCCCATCCATACTGAACGCCATTGATAAAGCGGGCTGGGATAAACTGACCCCGGTCCAGTCCAAATCACTCCCCTATCAGCTATCCAATCAAGACCTCATGGTGCAGGCCAAGACCGGCAGCGGTAAGACCGGTGCATTCGTCCTGCCTCTGCTGGAAAAACTCGACCCCAATATCAATTACACTCAGGCCCTGATCCTCGTCCCCACTCGCGAACTCGCGCGACAGGTGGAGCGTGAAGCGGAAAGAATTTTCGAAGGCTCCGGCCTGCGGGTTCTTTCGGTTTACGGCGGTGTCGGCTACGGACACCAGTGCGATGAGCTGGAAAAAGGCGCGCACATGGTTGTAGGTACTCCGGGCAGGATTCTTGATCTCCTGCTGCGGCGCACCTTTGACCTTGAAGATCTCGAAACCCTGATTTTTGATGAAGCAGACCGCATGCTTTCCATCGGTTTTTACCCGGACATGCGCGAAGTGAAGTCATATCTGCCACGCAGACCCATTTCCACTTACATGTTCTCGGCAACATTTCCTGAGCACGTGATTCGTTTGTCCAAGGAATTCATGTACAAGCCGCAGCTGCTCAGCCTTAGCAGCAAGCAGGTGCATGTAACCGAGATCGACCATGCCTATTATGAGGTCCCCTCCATGGGTAAGGAACGCCATCTTATGCGCATCCTTGAAATGGAAAACCCCACCTCAGCCATCATTTTCTGTAACACCAAGGCCAATGTTGAATTCGTTGCCGCAGTGCTTAATAATTTCGGTTTCAATGCCGCAGACCTGACCTCGGACCTTTCGCAGTCCAAACGCGAACGGGTGCTGGCCCAGCTCCGCTCCGGGGAAGTGCGCTTCCTCGTGGCTACCGACATTGCCGCACGCGGAATCGATGTGCCGGACCTCTCTCACGTCATCATGTACGAGCCGCCGGAAGATAAAGAATCATACATCCACCGCGCGGGACGTACGGGCCGAGCAGGTTCATCCGGGGTGGCCATATCTCTTGTAGATGTGATCCAGAAAATCGAGCTGCAACGCATTGCCACAGCCTACAACATCATATTTGAAGTCCGTGAACTGCCGGATGACAAGCAGGTACTGGAAACCATCAACGAAAGACTGACCACCATCCTTGAAGGTCAGTTTCGCTCCAAAACCATCCTTGAAAGAGAACGCATCACCCGCTATAAAGATCTGGTCCGCCAGCTGGCGCAGGATGACGAACAATGTATCCTCGTAGGCCTACTTCTGGACGAACTGTACCAGAAATCCCTGCACGCCCGTGCAGAACAGCCACCGGCACCCAGACCCAAACCGCAAAGAAATTCCCGCCCCCGCAAAAAGAACTATCACGGTAAGCCGAAGGGCGGACAATCACAGAACAAGGGCCGCAGCGGGAATTACAATCGCAACCGCAGATAG